One part of the Carassius gibelio isolate Cgi1373 ecotype wild population from Czech Republic chromosome B6, carGib1.2-hapl.c, whole genome shotgun sequence genome encodes these proteins:
- the LOC127959797 gene encoding B-cell lymphoma 6 protein homolog isoform X3 produces the protein MLLLCQGINGSRENGPVPPNWSHKPSYPDLEKMACAADSCIQFTRHASDVLLNLNRLRCRDILTDVTILVNRQQFRAHKTVLMACSGLFYSIFTDSHKCNLNAISLDPKVDPEGFAILLEFMYTSRLTLKESLIMATMNTAIYLQMDHVVDTCHRFIKSSDSSIKLPREDFLVSPLLLPQDVHSYRPHEVLENVPGRAAAFRDGRPYGVCMFNGVNAPNSSYLYSQFPMQGFPFPLCKLTDTKNTFSDFSKGGIIHHKHCSPADGNNPVLADFTRSAAGGSSTACHASSYSRELGREEEMKRETLEGVVHSIGMSSRKHGFTSLAQEQQQREAGKEQSSLAEEHLSHQHYSMGISSNGRKTLMSSPQSPLKSDCQPNSPTESSSSKNAALAQSSQPPTSQSTQDPKARNWKKYKFIVLNQSSKEEETSPRDPGMHSPQKLGLSAFLHHVDTEHPDSKATTKISEQGEDFTVPQASRLNNIINRTLEGSQRNSDSHSSLYMSRLKCSSCGSQSPQHSDVCPNTSASRLAEEMSEMHSEYSDSSCENGTYFCNECDSKFAEEEALKRHTLQVHSDKPYKCDRCQAAFRYKGNLASHKTVHTGEKPYRCNICGAQFNRPANLKTHTRIHSGEKPYKCETCGARFVQVAHLRAHVLIHTGEKPYPCEICGTRFRHLQTLKSHLRIHTGEKPYHCEKCNLHFRHKSQLRLHLRQKHGAITNTKIQYRMSSTDLPTDLTKAC, from the exons ATGCTCCTTCTGTGTCAGGGTATAAACGGCTCGAGGGAGAACGGACCAGTTCCCCCCAACTGGAGCCACAAACCAAGTTATCCAG ATCTAGAAAAAATGGCTTGTGCAGCCGACAGCTGCATCCAATTCACGCGTCATGCAAGTGATGTTCTGCTCAACCTGAACCGACTGCGTTGCAGAGATATCCTTACAGATGTCACGATTCTGGTCAACAGACAACAGTTTCGAGCACACAAAACGGTCCTTATGGCATGCAG TGGGCTCTTCTACTCAATCTTTACTGATTCACACAAATGTAACCTGAACGCCATCAGTTTGGACCCGAAGGTGGACCCAGAGGGTTTCGCAATCCTTCTGGAGTTCATGTACACTTCACGTCTCACACTGAAGGAGAGCCTCATCATGGCCACCATGAACACAGCCATCTATTTACAGATGGACCACGTTGTTGACACCTGCCACAGATTCATAAAGTCCAG TGACTCCTCCATCAAACTTCCCAGAGAGGACTTTCTGGTCAGCCCCCTGCTTTTACCTCAAGACGTTCACAGTTACAGACCCCATGAAGTGCTGGAAAACGTTCCTGGACGGGCAGCGGCTTTCAGAGATGGGAGACCCTATGGTGTCTGCATGTTTAACGGGGTCAACGCTCCTAACAGCTCGTACCTTTACAGCCAGTTTCCCATGCAAGGTTTTCCCTTCCCTCTTTGCAAGCTGACAGATACCAAAAACACATTCTCAGATTTCTCAAAGGGAGGCATCATCCATCACAAACACTGCTCGCCGGCTGATGGCAACAACCCCGTGCTGGCCGATTTCACCCGTAGCGCTGCCGGCGGGAGCTCAACTGCTTGCCATGCCAGTTCTTACTCGAGAGAGCTGGGAAGGGAGGAGGAAATGAAACGGGAAACTCTGGAGGGAGTGGTCCATTCGATTGGGATGAGCTCCAGAAAACACGGATTCACCAGCCTGGCCCAGGAGCAGCAGCAGAGGGAGGCTGGGAAAGAGCAAAGTTCCCTGGCAGAGGAGCATTTGAGCCACCAACACTACTCCATGGGAATATCCTCTAATGGACGCAAAACCTTGATGAGCAGTCCTCAGAGCCCCCTCAAATCAGATTGCCAGCCCAATTCCCCAACGGAATCGAGCAGCAGCAAAAACGCCGCCCTGGCACAGTCCTCGCAACCTCCAACCTCTCAAAGTACTCAAGACCCTAAAGCTCGTAACTGGAAGAAATATAAATTCATTGTTCTCAATCAGAGCTCCAAGGAGGAGGAGACCAGTCCTCGTGACCCTGGAATGCACTCCCCGCAGAAGCTGGGCTTGTCTGCCTTTCTTCACCACGTTGACACTGAACATCCCGACTCGAAGGCGACAACAAAGATCAGCGAGCAAGGCGAGGACTTCACAGTGCCTCAGGCCAGTCGCCTCAACAACATCATCAACAG AACTCTAGAGGGGTCGCAGAGGAACAGCGACAGCCACTCTTCTCTCTATATGAGCCGGCTAAAATGCTCGTCCTGTGGCTCTCAGTCTCCACAGCACTCTGACGTCTGTCCCAACACGTCCGCCTCGCGTCTGGCCGAGGAGATGTCTGAGATGCATTCGGAGTACTCCGATTCCAGTTGTG AAAATGGAACATACTTCTGTAATGAATGCGACTCCAAGTTTGCAGAGGAGGAAGCCTTGAAACGCCACACGCTTCAGGTCCACAGTGACAAGCCATACAAATGTGACCGTTGCCAAGCAGCATTCCGCTACAAGGGAAACCTTGCCAGTCACAAAACCGTTCACACCG GAGAGAAACCGTATAGATGCAATATCTGCGGGGCTCAGTTCAACAGACCAGCTAACCTCAAAACCCACACACGAATCCACTCAGGAGAAAAGCCATACAAGTGCGAGACATGCGGCGCTAGATTTGTTCAA GTTGCTCACCTTCGGGCTCACGTTCTGATTCATACCGGAGAGAAGCCATATCCATGCGAGATCTGTGGCACTCGTTTCCGCCATCTGCAGACGCTGAAAAGTCACCTGCGAATACACACGGGAGAAAAGCCCTATCAT TGTGAGAAATGCAACTTGCATTTTCGCCACAAGAGTCAGCTGCGGTTACACCTGCGGCAGAAGCACGGCGCAATCACCAATACCAAGATCCAGTATCGCATGTCCTCGACAGACCTACCGACCGACTTAACCAAGGCATGCTGA
- the LOC127959797 gene encoding B-cell lymphoma 6 protein homolog isoform X1, producing the protein MQEVSRKALPDLEKMACAADSCIQFTRHASDVLLNLNRLRCRDILTDVTILVNRQQFRAHKTVLMACSGLFYSIFTDSHKCNLNAISLDPKVDPEGFAILLEFMYTSRLTLKESLIMATMNTAIYLQMDHVVDTCHRFIKSSDSSIKLPREDFLVSPLLLPQDVHSYRPHEVLENVPGRAAAFRDGRPYGVCMFNGVNAPNSSYLYSQFPMQGFPFPLCKLTDTKNTFSDFSKGGIIHHKHCSPADGNNPVLADFTRSAAGGSSTACHASSYSRELGREEEMKRETLEGVVHSIGMSSRKHGFTSLAQEQQQREAGKEQSSLAEEHLSHQHYSMGISSNGRKTLMSSPQSPLKSDCQPNSPTESSSSKNAALAQSSQPPTSQSTQDPKARNWKKYKFIVLNQSSKEEETSPRDPGMHSPQKLGLSAFLHHVDTEHPDSKATTKISEQGEDFTVPQASRLNNIINSRTLEGSQRNSDSHSSLYMSRLKCSSCGSQSPQHSDVCPNTSASRLAEEMSEMHSEYSDSSCENGTYFCNECDSKFAEEEALKRHTLQVHSDKPYKCDRCQAAFRYKGNLASHKTVHTGEKPYRCNICGAQFNRPANLKTHTRIHSGEKPYKCETCGARFVQVAHLRAHVLIHTGEKPYPCEICGTRFRHLQTLKSHLRIHTGEKPYHCEKCNLHFRHKSQLRLHLRQKHGAITNTKIQYRMSSTDLPTDLTKAC; encoded by the exons ATGCAAGAAGTTTCTAGGAAAGCACTACCag ATCTAGAAAAAATGGCTTGTGCAGCCGACAGCTGCATCCAATTCACGCGTCATGCAAGTGATGTTCTGCTCAACCTGAACCGACTGCGTTGCAGAGATATCCTTACAGATGTCACGATTCTGGTCAACAGACAACAGTTTCGAGCACACAAAACGGTCCTTATGGCATGCAG TGGGCTCTTCTACTCAATCTTTACTGATTCACACAAATGTAACCTGAACGCCATCAGTTTGGACCCGAAGGTGGACCCAGAGGGTTTCGCAATCCTTCTGGAGTTCATGTACACTTCACGTCTCACACTGAAGGAGAGCCTCATCATGGCCACCATGAACACAGCCATCTATTTACAGATGGACCACGTTGTTGACACCTGCCACAGATTCATAAAGTCCAG TGACTCCTCCATCAAACTTCCCAGAGAGGACTTTCTGGTCAGCCCCCTGCTTTTACCTCAAGACGTTCACAGTTACAGACCCCATGAAGTGCTGGAAAACGTTCCTGGACGGGCAGCGGCTTTCAGAGATGGGAGACCCTATGGTGTCTGCATGTTTAACGGGGTCAACGCTCCTAACAGCTCGTACCTTTACAGCCAGTTTCCCATGCAAGGTTTTCCCTTCCCTCTTTGCAAGCTGACAGATACCAAAAACACATTCTCAGATTTCTCAAAGGGAGGCATCATCCATCACAAACACTGCTCGCCGGCTGATGGCAACAACCCCGTGCTGGCCGATTTCACCCGTAGCGCTGCCGGCGGGAGCTCAACTGCTTGCCATGCCAGTTCTTACTCGAGAGAGCTGGGAAGGGAGGAGGAAATGAAACGGGAAACTCTGGAGGGAGTGGTCCATTCGATTGGGATGAGCTCCAGAAAACACGGATTCACCAGCCTGGCCCAGGAGCAGCAGCAGAGGGAGGCTGGGAAAGAGCAAAGTTCCCTGGCAGAGGAGCATTTGAGCCACCAACACTACTCCATGGGAATATCCTCTAATGGACGCAAAACCTTGATGAGCAGTCCTCAGAGCCCCCTCAAATCAGATTGCCAGCCCAATTCCCCAACGGAATCGAGCAGCAGCAAAAACGCCGCCCTGGCACAGTCCTCGCAACCTCCAACCTCTCAAAGTACTCAAGACCCTAAAGCTCGTAACTGGAAGAAATATAAATTCATTGTTCTCAATCAGAGCTCCAAGGAGGAGGAGACCAGTCCTCGTGACCCTGGAATGCACTCCCCGCAGAAGCTGGGCTTGTCTGCCTTTCTTCACCACGTTGACACTGAACATCCCGACTCGAAGGCGACAACAAAGATCAGCGAGCAAGGCGAGGACTTCACAGTGCCTCAGGCCAGTCGCCTCAACAACATCATCAACAG CAGAACTCTAGAGGGGTCGCAGAGGAACAGCGACAGCCACTCTTCTCTCTATATGAGCCGGCTAAAATGCTCGTCCTGTGGCTCTCAGTCTCCACAGCACTCTGACGTCTGTCCCAACACGTCCGCCTCGCGTCTGGCCGAGGAGATGTCTGAGATGCATTCGGAGTACTCCGATTCCAGTTGTG AAAATGGAACATACTTCTGTAATGAATGCGACTCCAAGTTTGCAGAGGAGGAAGCCTTGAAACGCCACACGCTTCAGGTCCACAGTGACAAGCCATACAAATGTGACCGTTGCCAAGCAGCATTCCGCTACAAGGGAAACCTTGCCAGTCACAAAACCGTTCACACCG GAGAGAAACCGTATAGATGCAATATCTGCGGGGCTCAGTTCAACAGACCAGCTAACCTCAAAACCCACACACGAATCCACTCAGGAGAAAAGCCATACAAGTGCGAGACATGCGGCGCTAGATTTGTTCAA GTTGCTCACCTTCGGGCTCACGTTCTGATTCATACCGGAGAGAAGCCATATCCATGCGAGATCTGTGGCACTCGTTTCCGCCATCTGCAGACGCTGAAAAGTCACCTGCGAATACACACGGGAGAAAAGCCCTATCAT TGTGAGAAATGCAACTTGCATTTTCGCCACAAGAGTCAGCTGCGGTTACACCTGCGGCAGAAGCACGGCGCAATCACCAATACCAAGATCCAGTATCGCATGTCCTCGACAGACCTACCGACCGACTTAACCAAGGCATGCTGA
- the LOC127959797 gene encoding B-cell lymphoma 6 protein homolog isoform X2, which produces MQEVSRKALPDLEKMACAADSCIQFTRHASDVLLNLNRLRCRDILTDVTILVNRQQFRAHKTVLMACSGLFYSIFTDSHKCNLNAISLDPKVDPEGFAILLEFMYTSRLTLKESLIMATMNTAIYLQMDHVVDTCHRFIKSSDSSIKLPREDFLVSPLLLPQDVHSYRPHEVLENVPGRAAAFRDGRPYGVCMFNGVNAPNSSYLYSQFPMQGFPFPLCKLTDTKNTFSDFSKGGIIHHKHCSPADGNNPVLADFTRSAAGGSSTACHASSYSRELGREEEMKRETLEGVVHSIGMSSRKHGFTSLAQEQQQREAGKEQSSLAEEHLSHQHYSMGISSNGRKTLMSSPQSPLKSDCQPNSPTESSSSKNAALAQSSQPPTSQSTQDPKARNWKKYKFIVLNQSSKEEETSPRDPGMHSPQKLGLSAFLHHVDTEHPDSKATTKISEQGEDFTVPQASRLNNIINRTLEGSQRNSDSHSSLYMSRLKCSSCGSQSPQHSDVCPNTSASRLAEEMSEMHSEYSDSSCENGTYFCNECDSKFAEEEALKRHTLQVHSDKPYKCDRCQAAFRYKGNLASHKTVHTGEKPYRCNICGAQFNRPANLKTHTRIHSGEKPYKCETCGARFVQVAHLRAHVLIHTGEKPYPCEICGTRFRHLQTLKSHLRIHTGEKPYHCEKCNLHFRHKSQLRLHLRQKHGAITNTKIQYRMSSTDLPTDLTKAC; this is translated from the exons ATGCAAGAAGTTTCTAGGAAAGCACTACCag ATCTAGAAAAAATGGCTTGTGCAGCCGACAGCTGCATCCAATTCACGCGTCATGCAAGTGATGTTCTGCTCAACCTGAACCGACTGCGTTGCAGAGATATCCTTACAGATGTCACGATTCTGGTCAACAGACAACAGTTTCGAGCACACAAAACGGTCCTTATGGCATGCAG TGGGCTCTTCTACTCAATCTTTACTGATTCACACAAATGTAACCTGAACGCCATCAGTTTGGACCCGAAGGTGGACCCAGAGGGTTTCGCAATCCTTCTGGAGTTCATGTACACTTCACGTCTCACACTGAAGGAGAGCCTCATCATGGCCACCATGAACACAGCCATCTATTTACAGATGGACCACGTTGTTGACACCTGCCACAGATTCATAAAGTCCAG TGACTCCTCCATCAAACTTCCCAGAGAGGACTTTCTGGTCAGCCCCCTGCTTTTACCTCAAGACGTTCACAGTTACAGACCCCATGAAGTGCTGGAAAACGTTCCTGGACGGGCAGCGGCTTTCAGAGATGGGAGACCCTATGGTGTCTGCATGTTTAACGGGGTCAACGCTCCTAACAGCTCGTACCTTTACAGCCAGTTTCCCATGCAAGGTTTTCCCTTCCCTCTTTGCAAGCTGACAGATACCAAAAACACATTCTCAGATTTCTCAAAGGGAGGCATCATCCATCACAAACACTGCTCGCCGGCTGATGGCAACAACCCCGTGCTGGCCGATTTCACCCGTAGCGCTGCCGGCGGGAGCTCAACTGCTTGCCATGCCAGTTCTTACTCGAGAGAGCTGGGAAGGGAGGAGGAAATGAAACGGGAAACTCTGGAGGGAGTGGTCCATTCGATTGGGATGAGCTCCAGAAAACACGGATTCACCAGCCTGGCCCAGGAGCAGCAGCAGAGGGAGGCTGGGAAAGAGCAAAGTTCCCTGGCAGAGGAGCATTTGAGCCACCAACACTACTCCATGGGAATATCCTCTAATGGACGCAAAACCTTGATGAGCAGTCCTCAGAGCCCCCTCAAATCAGATTGCCAGCCCAATTCCCCAACGGAATCGAGCAGCAGCAAAAACGCCGCCCTGGCACAGTCCTCGCAACCTCCAACCTCTCAAAGTACTCAAGACCCTAAAGCTCGTAACTGGAAGAAATATAAATTCATTGTTCTCAATCAGAGCTCCAAGGAGGAGGAGACCAGTCCTCGTGACCCTGGAATGCACTCCCCGCAGAAGCTGGGCTTGTCTGCCTTTCTTCACCACGTTGACACTGAACATCCCGACTCGAAGGCGACAACAAAGATCAGCGAGCAAGGCGAGGACTTCACAGTGCCTCAGGCCAGTCGCCTCAACAACATCATCAACAG AACTCTAGAGGGGTCGCAGAGGAACAGCGACAGCCACTCTTCTCTCTATATGAGCCGGCTAAAATGCTCGTCCTGTGGCTCTCAGTCTCCACAGCACTCTGACGTCTGTCCCAACACGTCCGCCTCGCGTCTGGCCGAGGAGATGTCTGAGATGCATTCGGAGTACTCCGATTCCAGTTGTG AAAATGGAACATACTTCTGTAATGAATGCGACTCCAAGTTTGCAGAGGAGGAAGCCTTGAAACGCCACACGCTTCAGGTCCACAGTGACAAGCCATACAAATGTGACCGTTGCCAAGCAGCATTCCGCTACAAGGGAAACCTTGCCAGTCACAAAACCGTTCACACCG GAGAGAAACCGTATAGATGCAATATCTGCGGGGCTCAGTTCAACAGACCAGCTAACCTCAAAACCCACACACGAATCCACTCAGGAGAAAAGCCATACAAGTGCGAGACATGCGGCGCTAGATTTGTTCAA GTTGCTCACCTTCGGGCTCACGTTCTGATTCATACCGGAGAGAAGCCATATCCATGCGAGATCTGTGGCACTCGTTTCCGCCATCTGCAGACGCTGAAAAGTCACCTGCGAATACACACGGGAGAAAAGCCCTATCAT TGTGAGAAATGCAACTTGCATTTTCGCCACAAGAGTCAGCTGCGGTTACACCTGCGGCAGAAGCACGGCGCAATCACCAATACCAAGATCCAGTATCGCATGTCCTCGACAGACCTACCGACCGACTTAACCAAGGCATGCTGA
- the LOC127959719 gene encoding U6 snRNA-associated Sm-like protein LSm2, with product MLFYSFFKSLVGKDVVVELKNDLSICGTLHSVDQYLNIKLTDISVTDPEKYPHMLSVKNCFIRGSVVRYVQLPADEVDTQLLQDAARKEAMQQKQ from the exons ATG CTCTTCTACTCGTTCTTCAAGTCCTTGGTAGGCAAAGATGTTGTGGTGGAGCTCAAGAATGACTTGAG CATTTGTGGAACACTACACTCAGTTGATCAG TATCTGAACATCAAACTGACAGATATCAGTGTCACTGATCCAGAGAAATATCCGCACATG ttgTCAGTGAAGAACTGCTTTATCCGTGGATCAGTAGTGCGATATGTTCAGCTTCCTGCAGATGAGGTGGACACACAGCTGCTACAGGATGCTGCACGCAAAGAAGCTATGCAACAGAAacaataa